From Oreochromis aureus strain Israel breed Guangdong linkage group 4, ZZ_aureus, whole genome shotgun sequence, a single genomic window includes:
- the LOC116313072 gene encoding methionine-R-sulfoxide reductase B1-A-like encodes MSFCSFFGGEVFKDHFKPGIYVCTKCDNQLFSSRSKYEHSSPWPAFTETIHENSVSKYEERPGAYKVRCGKCKNGLGHEFVNDGPSKGVSRFUIFSSSLKFIPKDKVDGL; translated from the exons ATGTCTTTTTGCTCTTTCTTTGGTGGAGAGGTCTTCAAAGACCATTTTAAGCCAG GGATTTATGTGTGCACCAAGTGTGataaccagctgttctccagcCGCTCCAAGTACGAACACTCTTCACCCTGGCCAGCTTTCACAGAGACCATCCATGAAAACAGTGTGTCCAAATATGAGGAGAGGCCTGGGGCATACAAG GTGCGGTGTGGGAAGTGTAAGAATGGACTTGGTCATGAGTTTGTGAATGATGGGCCGTCCAAAGGAGTCTCTCGCTTCTGAATATTCAGCAGCTCACTGAAGTTCATCCCTAAAG ATAAAGTTGATGGACTGTAA
- the LOC116313063 gene encoding heparan sulfate glucosamine 3-O-sulfotransferase 6 — translation MGCSGCRFRVNFGKALSKVSVFFTMVLIFTYFFYCLTGFCDSAPRAAYRQQTSDLDYDILDDLRSPRRLFPDAPFQRNRTGSADAPAEPSQNTLDSEKETAKSNGIPVSNTFGTKRFPQAIIIGVKKGGTRALLEFLRIHPDVRAFGAEPHFFDRFYDKGLEWYRNLMPRTLDGQITMEKTPSYFVTKEAPSRICTMNCQTKLIVVVRDPVTRAVSDYTQTLSKNPGLPSFQSLALKNSSTGLIDTTWSAVRIGLYAKHLENWLQYFPLSHFLFVSGERLVSDPAGEMGRVQDFLGLKRVVSDKHFYFNQTKGFPCLKKPEGSSRPRCLGKSKGRPHPQIPSEVLQRLRDFYRPFNHRFYQMSGQDFGWD, via the exons ATGGGATGTAGTGGATGCAGATTCAGGGTCAACTTTGGGAAGGCGCTGTCCAAAGTCTCGGTCTTTTTCACCATGGTCCTAATCTTCACCTACTTCTTCTACTGCCTCACCGGATTTTGTGATTCGGCTCCAAGAGCTGCATACAGACAACAAACTTCAGACTTGGACTATGACATTTTGGACGATCTGCGGTCACCCCGGCGTCTCTTCCCCGATGCGCCGTTTCAGCGCAACCGTACAGGCTCCGCGGACGCTCCGGCTGAGCCGTCACAGAATACGTTGGACAGCGAAAAGGAGACTGCCAAGAGCAACGGCATCCCCGTGTCCAACACTTTCGGGACCAAAAGGTTTCCGCAGGCGATTATAATCGGCGTGAAGAAAGGAGGGACTCGCGCCCTGCTGGAGTTTCTCCGCATCCACCCGGACGTAAGAGCGTTCGGCGCGGAGCCGCACTTCTTCGACAGGTTTTACGACAAAGGGCTGGAGTGGTACAG gAACCTGATGCCTCGGACACTCGACGGGCAGATCACTATGGAGAAGACACCCAGCTACTTTGTCACCAAAGAAGCTCCAAGTCGCATCTGCACTATGAATTGTCAAACCAAGCTTATTGTCGTCGTCAGGGATCCGGTGACGAGGGCTGTGTCTGACTACACCCAGACGCTGTCCAAGAACCCAGGCCTTCCATCCTTCCAGAGCCTCGCTTTGAAAAACTCCTCCACAGGTTTGATTGATACCACGTGGAGTGCTGTGCGCATCGGCCTCTATGCCAAGCACCTGGAGAACTGGCTCCAGTACTTCCCTTTgtctcattttctgtttgttagcGGCGAACGACTGGTGTCTGATCCAGCTGGGGAGATGGGCCGAGTTCAGGACTTCCTAGGTTTGAAAAGGGTTGTTTCGGACAAGCACTTCTACTTCAACCAGACAAAAGGTTTTCCCTGCTTGAAGAAGCCAGAGGGGAGCAGCAGACCCCGCTGCCTCGGAAAGTCTAAAGGCAGACCTCATCCCCAGATCCCCTCTGAGGTACTGCAGAGACTCAGAGACTTCTACAGGCCCTTCAACCACCGTTTCTACCAGATGAGCGGACAGGACTTTGGCTGGGACTAA